The Chloroflexota bacterium genomic interval ACGCTTGAGGTGGCTTTTCGGGCTGGAGTGCCAGCGCCGCGGGAACGTCAAATGACCGATTTCGTGTTGAGACAACTGGAGAAGCGCGGGCGAGTAACGGAGATCCGCGAGGGCCGGCGGACGGTTGGGTGGCAGCTACGAGATTACGAATAACGGCACTTCAGTGACAGTTTCCGTCATTCATCATCGTTTAGGAATTGTCTC includes:
- a CDS encoding ArsR family transcriptional regulator, whose translation is MLDMRRRERFELTLICIEVLEEVVLDVLTEAREWTPPLSTLEVAFRAGVPAPRERQMTDFVLRQLEKRGRVTEIREGRRTVGWQLRDYE